Sequence from the Erythrolamprus reginae isolate rEryReg1 chromosome 2, rEryReg1.hap1, whole genome shotgun sequence genome:
GGTGATCGAGCTGTTTATTCATTCAATTAAACAAACAATGAACCACTATTTTTGCCCTTCAATGGAACTATTTCTCTTCGTAAGTGACAAGCCAGGACTGGCCAGGTATTTATTTGTTCTCCTTGATGCCGGGCTGTGGCAAAGCAGGTGGCGTGCAGGTGCATCAGAAGAAGAGTGCAAAATTaccattctcctttcttctttgaaACAAGGGGAATGTGGATTATTCTTTCGGGTGAAATGGCCCCTTTCTCTGAGCTTCATGGGCCATGGAAGTAGCGGTAGTTAGTGGTTAGTGAAGAGTGACATCAACAGAAGGCTGTGCAAAAGAGACTCGAGAGGGTCATGCTTGAGCTCACGCGATAAATGATGGAGGAAGAAACGCAGTTCTACTTGCTTACCGCTTTGCTGCAGGCTGCCAAAGCAGCCGTAGATCTGTCAAAAGAAGCTAAAATAGGGTAATTCAAGCAAAGGATTTGTGCCTGCATTCTCTGGGCAGCTTAGCCCAAGCCAGATCAGCGTGCCTATTTATTCATGAACAATGAATTAAAGGATGGCCAAACGTTGGAGAGTCGACTGTGAGAAACTGTTATTGCCTTGAGGGAAAGAAGCACTATAACACTATAACCAGAGGGCCTTTCCAGCTTGCTCGGTGGAAACAGAGGGGGTTGCATGCCTCTACAACTTCAGAACATGGTGGGAGGAGACTTCCTTTTATACGCTTccataaaaaataattttcctctTTGCGGTAAACTAAGCCATCTGCTAGAGAGCTATGCCAGCTTCTGTTTGTGCTTCCCTACCCAATGTAGGACgttacaaaaatattatttaagacCATGAAAATAATCTTCACCTGCAGTTTGCCCTGTCCTGCTTGGGAATATGTGTTAAATTTCTTGTTTATCCTATTTTAAAAAGGGTTATCCTGAGAGTAGCATTTTTCAGCAAGTGTCATCCATGCTGGCTTGAACTGCACTGGACACATGAGGACCTTAAATCTGAAAGTCCCCAGTTGGGAAGGCCTCCTTGTTTCATCCTAGCTGTGCAGGTCAGAAACTAGCTATAAATATAGCTTCTTCCTTGGCCATAAAGAAAGGCAAGGAGctgtagcagtgatggcgaacctatggcacaggtgccacaggtggcacgtggagccatatctgctggcacgcgagccgttgccgtagctcagctccagtgtgcctgtgtgtgctggccagctgatttttgactcagacagaggctctgggaggggttttttggctttcagagagcctccagggggatggggaaaggcatttttacccttccctggctctagggaagcctttggagcctggggagggtgaaacacgagcctactgggcccaccagaaattaagaaacaggcagtttccggcctccagaaggcctcgcgggggtggggggtCAGAAGAAGCTTTTTTCGTCCtatcccaggcactgaattatggatgtgggcactcccgcatgtgcaatagcatgtgcccacgctctttcggcacctggagGAAaacagattcaccatcactgagctataGCATTGATGAAAGTAACTGTGACAGTCCAGAAGTCTTGGACTATAGAGAGGAGAAAACACCCAGTTTGTAGACATGTCCATGAAAACACCTGGAGTCAAGTTCTATTTGAATAGGTTATGAACACCCTTGCCCCATTTGCTCGAACTTATATTATATACAACAATCTCTGCCTTTTCTCAATATTTGATGTTGGTCAGAAACTCagtgtaaaaatattttattgatttgccCTTGTTCAATTGTCTTTGCTATTGAGATATTGTCTTTGCAAGTTTGGCAAGGCATTCATACaggtacaatggtacctcgtcttacaaacgcctcttcatatGTACTTTTCGAGATGCGAagccggtgtttaagatttttttgcctcttcttccgaactattttcaccttatgaacccgagccacCACTGCTGGAATGCCCCACCCCCTGACTTCGGTTGCTACCAAAgcgctgggatgcccctgaggctcccctcgctgggattcaaagcagcgcctgcaaaaatgaagggattcccttcatttttgctgccgctgctttgaatcccagcgaggggagcctccggggaatcccagtgctttggctggcaacggaaatctggaggtcgggtttcccagcgaggggacctCAGGGGAGtcccagtgcttcggctggcaacggaagtcctgaggtggggtttcccagcaaggggacctcaggggagtcccagcgcttcggctggcaacggaagtccagaggcggggattcccagtgacgcaaggcaaaaggggtgacttttgggatgggattgcatgcattatttgcttttacattgattcctatggggaaaattgctttgtcttacgaacttttcatcttacgaacctggtcacggaacgaattaaattcataagacgaggtatcactgtacttgaataaGGCCACAATAACCTTCATTAATTGTCATGGCTTATGGATTAAACATATCTTAACAACATTCAACTTTCTTCTATCACtgttactctttttttttttttgcacatgtTCCAGCTTTTCTGAAACCTTATTAAAACCTAGGATGACACAATACATGATGGGATTTAATAATTATAGAATTCAGTGAAGATATAAATCCTTGTGCCTTGGGAATTATACTTCTATTGATATAGTCAGATCTCACTGCTGTTCCATATCCATTTGGGAACTATAAATCCTAGACGGTTTCACACATATACTTTCCAAACTAGTTATCTCCTGCCTATCCCCTACCTGTACACTTGATTTGTTTTCTACAATAATAACgttgcatttttattattagaaagcATGACATTAAGCCTCTTTCTCTAGCTTAAGATCATTCTGGATCTTATATGTGCAAATTTCACTCATTTTTATCTTGTATAAAAATTTGGaaattattctctttaacttttcaTCCAAGCTGTTAATGCTGAAAAATATTGCACATCATACTTTATCAATATCAATGTCATACTATaaggcaatgatggtgaacctttttttcctcaagtgccgagagagtgtgtgtgtgcatgctatcgcacatgtgtgagtgcccatgcccaaattcaatgcctggggaggacgaaaatagCTTTCCCACccttcagaggccctctggaggccagaaatggcctctttcccaacttctggttggcccagtaggcttgtgttttaccctccccagtctccaaaggcttccctgaagctgtgGGAAAGTAAAACCCCTCCAGCAGtcccccagaggctttctggaaaccaaaaatgccctcccagagcctctgtgcaagccaaaaatcagctggccagcacacacatgcacattggagctgagctatggcaacggcttgcgtgccagcagatgtggctctgcgtaccacctatggcacccatgccatgggttcgctatcactgctatAAGGTAAAGGTTCGCACATATATGCTAATTGTTTCTgcctctagggggcggtgctcatctccgtttcaaagctgaagagccagcgctgtctgatgacgattccatggtcatgtggccggcatgactaaatgccaaaggctcatggagcgctgttaccttcctactaaaggtggtccctatttttctacttgcattttttatgtgttttcgaactgctaggttgacagaagctggggcaagtaacgggagctcactccattacgcgctgctagggattcaaactacCGAACTGTCGACCTTTCTGATtgactgagccaccgcatcccctACTATACTATGCAGATActatacatatttaaatgtttttattctgtctctattattttcataaataactgAACATACCTCCTtcaacaaccctatgaggtggattgggctgagagagaaagcCAACTTTCGTGCCTAAAGCGGGTCtataactcaccatctcctggttctAGCCTGGTGCATTAATACTATTATGACCGTAACAACTGGCATCCCTAATATTGACTAAAAAATTGCCTGAACAGAAAGGAAATTGGCTGATCACAAAAAATTGAGAGAAATCGTTCTGCTTTTGAATCCCTCAAATTACGGTACTTTAAATATGTGCGAATTTTAATCAAAAAGCTTCAAACCCCCTTTGTTGATGGtgggtgatttcccccccccccaagttaagCACAATTAAATTGTATTGCTTTGTCTTTGAGCCTTTTGGTTGCCCTTTTATCCAACTTCTCCAACTATGTGAATAGGTCGGTTAATAGACAGAATTTCAAGTATTAACACAACCTCCGTTAATAGGAATTCAGTAACCACAAAAGTGAAGCAGACTTGCAGATTTTCTTATCTATACAGAAACAAAGATAAGCATTCTCCATTTACTTGTGGAATTCATAACACTGATCCTTGTCGACAGTTTGACATGGTACACAGCCTAAACATAGTTTTCCCACATGAATGATAAGAAGTTCATTCAGGACAAATGGTAAAGAGGACTCAGTaactcaggttcgcctggtgcaccagttgaggccctacttggacagggagtcattgctcacagtcgctcatgccctcatcaccttgaggctcggctactgtaatgctctctacatggggctacctttgaaaagtgttcggaaacttcagatcgtgcagaatgcggccgcgagagctattgtggggcttcccagattcgcccacgtttctacaacactctgtggtctgcacttgctgccaatcagtttacggtcacaattcaaagtgttgataatgacctttaaagccctacatggcattggaccagaatacctctggaaccgccttctaccacacgaatcccagcggccgataaggtcccacagagttgaccttctccgggtcccatcgaccaaataatgtcgtttggcgggccccaggggaagagccttctctgtggcggccccggccctctggaaccaactccccccggagattagaactgaccccaccctccttgtctttcgcaaattactcaagacccacctgaatcgccaggtatgggggaactaagacatctcccccaggctttttatatttcatgtttggtatatatgtgctttatggcttttaattgttggggttttatatattttttattattagatttgtcccattgttacactgttccttattactgttgtgagccgccccgagtctttggagaggggcggcatacaaatctaataaataataataatcataataataactcTTATTAATTTCACACAAATTTGGCTGAATCATACAGAAACTTGGtttgttaaatatatttaaattatctGGGACTAAGCCACAAACCATGGCTTATAAATCTTTATAGGTACCTTCACACAACACGTTAGAGCCCACCAAACCCACCAATGATTACTTAATGTTGTACATGAATGTTGGGTTGGGTTGTCTTATCTATCAAAAAGCCTCAACTCACAGAAGAAGTCTGCTTCCCATTTCCCTGCACAGACATtccaattgacaaaattgaacgggtccaaagacgggctacaagaatggtggaaggtcttaagcataaaacttatcaggaaagactgaatgaactccatctgtatagtctggaggacagaaggaaaaggggggacatgatcgaaacatttaaatatgttaaagggttaaataaggtccaagagggaagtgtttttaataggaaagtgaacacaaaaacaaagggcacaatctgaagttagttgggggaaagatcaaaagcaacatgagaaaatattattttactgaaagagtagtagatccttggaacaaacttccagcagacgtggtagataaatccacagtaactgaatttaaacaagcctgggataaacatatatccatcctaagataaaatacagaaaataagggcagactagatggaccatgaagtctttttctgctgtcagacttctatgtttctatgtttctacatggctATGAGAATGTCCCATGAGAATGTCCCAACAGGCCTATGTCCAGTGTTTGAAGCTGAACTATATGCCTCTGTCTGTGCCACTGGGAGAAAGCATGAGTTGATGCTTGGCGAGACATAGCTGGCTTTCCTCCCAGGCAGTGGTGCTTGGAGCTATTTGGGAAGAGGCCAGATGGGACAGGCCTCCAAAAGGGTGTGAAAGAAGCTTttcaaaggaggaggagagagagagggggggaaaaaaactcaGAGAAACCCACCTAAAGGCAAATATTTATGGGAGTGGAAAGTTAAGGGTGAGGAGTGAAGAATGTTGGAATTTTGAAAGTGTGGAATGGATTATCTGGCTCACAGACTTTTACCACACAAAGGGCTGGCTTGCTCGAAACAATTCTGCCAGTTCCACTCTTCTAAACACACACATGCGTATTATTACGGtactacttctctctctctcatttctaggGCTTGGCTTCTTCAAGACCTCCTTGTATTTTGCCTTTGGTCATAGGGAAATCAATGCACACAAACATCCCTTCTTGCTTTCTTTAAATACTCTATATAccagtgaacctttttttacttgtgtgccaaaagagtgcGTGTGTGCTATATCACACATGTATgaatgcccacgcccataattcaatgcctgggagggcaaaaacatttccctcccttaggccctctggaggccagaaatggactgtGTCCTAActtgtggtgggcccagtaggctcatgtttcgccctccccaggctccaaaggcttgcctGGAGCCGGGAAAGGGTAAAtatgccctcccacatcccctccggaggctctctggaagccaaaaacaccttcccagagcctctgtgtgagccaaaaatcagctagtcaTCACAgacatgcaagttggagctgagctagggcaacaattcacgtgccaacagatatggctcagcgagccataggttcaccatcactgctctatacactGCCCTGGCTATGGAAGAATCAGAATCGGAAGAAATATTGTGAATAAGAGCTGGGGAATAAACCAGGCATTTGTCTTTCTGCCATATACTAAAGACAATGCCACTGAGGTGGAACAGATCTCAAAATGGCAGTGAGGTCTGCCCTTGCTCTTGAGGGATGGCTCAGCTCACTGAACAAGGATGAGAGTTGTAAGGCCATAAaacaaaaggagaaggaaggcttccctcctgtctccctcccttctccaaaCAATGCATtccttaaaaatagaataaagaatgaaaagaaagcaTTTCTCAATGAAGTTACTTTACtacctcctctctttttctcctgaaGGAGCTCAGGGCCACAAAGGAGGTCCTTATTCTCCGTCATCTTAGTGCACCAAAAGGCCCGCGGAATCCACATTCAGCGAAAGATGATAACCCCCCTAAACTGAAGTCCCAGCCCAGACCCCTAGGGGTTTCAGAGTCAATTCCAAAGCAGTGTCCTTCCTTGATGGTTGGCTACACTGGAATCTGTAAGAGACTAGCACTTCGCGGACGGTACGCCGGAAAGTCTTGCTGACAAAGCAGTAAAGGAAGAAGTTGATGGAGGTATTGAGCATGGCCACCATGTTGGCAACATCCAAGGCCAGGTGTACTCGCCAGTCCTGATTGACTGATGCCACGTAAAGGTGGTAGATCATGACAAATGTCCGTGGAGCCCAGAGGACAATGAAGACAGTGGTGATGGCCAACAAGATGGCGGTGGTTCTGCTGAGGCGGCGGTTGGGATTTCCTGATCGCTTGAGCTTGCAGATGATAACAGAGTTTGTCATCAGAAAGACAGTGCAAGGAATGAAGTAGATGATGAAGCAATGAAGCCACTTCAGGACTTTGTCCATAGTGCTGGGCGGGTTGACATCATGCCAGACATCTAGCCACCAGTAGAAAGGAACTCCAGTAGCCAGTGAGACTACAAATGTGGCACCAATGATCTTCTGGGTGCGTTCTGGGTAGGAGACAGCCCTGTACTGCAGGGGATGGCAAAGGGCCACGTAACGGTCCATAGTCAAGAGTACCGTCACCCAGATGGAGGCGTGATTGGCCGTGAACTGTAAGATGTTGATTGCATGGGCAAAGGCGCCTGGCACTTTGCGGTCCAAGATGGCTGCCTGCACAATGAAACCAGCAAAGACCACAAAGACTTGAGTCAGGATGTCGGAAGCGGTGAGGGCCAAGAGGTAGCAGTACGAGGACTTCTGGGTACGAGCAGCAAGACGGGAAAGTGCAGCGGCAGTCAAAACATTAACTTgaacaaggaagaaaagataacaaatagtaaaaaaaattggtagatAAGGAATTTAAAATTACCGTAGGATGAATTAGTATTTGTATGTATAGCTGTGACTAAAATTTGATTTCTGCAAAATGGACCCAAATGGCTTCCCTTTAGCTTCTTTGTCCTTGACAAGGCTATTGTTGAGGTAAGATAAGGCTGGGAAAGATAACAAGCAGGTATGGATGTCAGCCATGGCTCTTCCCCCTCCTTCtgtatgtctctctccccctctctccttctctctgtatctctgtctctctctctcttccctctgaCAGATAACATTGGTCTTTCTGGAGCCTGCAGTTCATATATGAAATGCGTCACAAAGCAGTTTTGAGGTGTGTTTTGTTTAttcagtaatacagtgatcccccggttattgcgtccccaaccattgcgaacagggtaatttgcgaattttgaacccggaagtcaaaataccatctacgcatgcgtgcccttttttctatgggcacgcatgcgtagatggcgcccggcagatcagcggctgggcggcttccctgggtcttccccctcttgctggcatcagcgaggagtttccccaccgcccacgcaaactcctcgctgccgctcgcccgcccttcgcccgcccacgccgttcgctccccctcttgctggcgggagggcgagaagccctccccagcacccgctcgcccgcccttcgccgctcgcccgcccttcgccctggccgcttcttcccagcggagaaattccagcccccacctggtcccgcccgatcctcctccctgaggcagctcgccctcccatggccgcttcctccaccctccatcgcaagccctcgccaccgcagccaacacgcgctgcgatcttcaagcccggctcctttcggcccagcatcccgggccaagcagctgccttccgtgactgagcctggttggcctggaagatcgtagcgcgcgttggctgcagcggcgagggaagccaagctggcagcaatgtcgccgccgctgcagccaatgcgcgctatgatcttccaggcgagccaggctcagtgacggaaggcagccgcttggcccgggatgctgggccgagaggagccgggcttgatccgctgagcctggctggcccggaagatcgtagcgcgcgttggctgcagcggcggcgacattgctgccggcttggcttccctcgccgctccagccaacgcgcgctacgatcttccgggccagccaggctcagcggatcaagcccggctcctctcggcccagcatcccgggccaagcagctgccttccgtcactgagcctggctcgcccggaagatcgtagcgcacgttggctgcgctggcgagggaagccaagcaggcgtgccgttctccgctgactcctaaagcggggaagttcgccaggagtcagcggagaacggcgcaactgttttaaaacgatcggagctttccaatgagtcccgaagacaaacggcaaacttccgcgtttgtcttcgggactcattggaaagccgcgcgggtgttttaaaacatccccgccgacatggggggcttgctagcacccccccaaacccgggttgggggttcgggggggtgctagcgagccccccatgttggcggccgcgccgccccccaatcttcggctcctcgctagcgctgcggaaaacaccatctgcacatgcgcagatggtgtttttacttccgcagcgctacttcgcgaaaacccgctcgttgcggggggtcctggaacggaaccctcgcaacgagcgggggatcactgtattgtaatgTATTGAAACTGGTGTTTCAATTTGGAAAATCCACTGTAGTTAATGAAACAAATATCCaaccccacctccacctccccaAAAACAAATCATTTTCAGTATTGCCGGCATTGTAGATGCAAACACTAATAGAGTTATGGAGAAAGCAGATTTCAtatttttctctctgagccaACTATCTCAGTTTCCCTTGATAGGGACTCATGAAACTGCCTAGGTAGAGAGGCCCATCAATGTTCTCCACATCTATGTGAGATGATAGCTCCCTCTGGTGCTCGTCTTGAAATTAACACTATAATGGGCACATAAGAGTAAAGTGTACCTAATAAacgtttcctctctccttcctgtaGACATGCTTTTTTAGAAGAATACACAAGATGTGGACAGAAGTTGTGATGATTGTCGCACAGTAATTAAAATGTTGGACCACGTTCCAGAGAGATCTAGAATCTAGACTATCTTTGAGCACAGCTCCCTAGTGAGTTTAGGCTGATGACTGTCTTGTTCTTTTATGGGGAGAAATGCTGTAAAGGTCCGAAGCAGCGGTGGGTCGTTCCTGATTTGGCCCAGTTTGGGAAACTGGTGGCGGTAGTGGCAGGaaactccgcccacccacctggggtgtttctgtgtatgtgcagaagcttctgcacatatgtAGAAGcattgagccgccccaagtctatggagaggggtgacatacaaataaaataaaataaaataaataaataaataaataaataaataaataaataaataaataaataaaattgtgtgtGCGTGCACAAGCAACAGGATTTAAAACCCACTACAGGTCCGAAGCTCTATGTACTTGGCAATCTCCAGGTTAAAAACAACTGACTAACAACTGAACAACTGATAAAAACAACGAACAATTCTTCCTTGAGCTAAAGAACTGCTGAAGCTGGAGAAGGCATGGTCATCCACCAAGAACTGCTGAAGCCGAGTAATGTTTTCATGAACCACTGAAACTGTGCAAATACTGTAATGTGTTTTCAATGGTTCATGGAAATATTGTGTGGCTTCGGGCGTTGGCTGGCTTGAGGAAGGAGCATGTTGTCTGCCAGTTTTAATAATAAACCATCCACAGGggcaggttctaacttaccttgccacgGATTCACTTCCTCCCGCACCGCATGGCTGCATGCACATTATATACCGCGTGGCCATTTCATGCAGTGTGAGGCCCACTTCATGCAGGTGCTTTGCCCACTTCATGGAGGCGTGTGTGTGCTTCGCTTGGGcgtgtgcacatgcgcagtgcagaaaacctggcttctgcacatgcgcagaagcaaaaaccagatGGTGGTGcaggcacagtgccaaaaactctgcttctgagcatgtgcagaaactaaaaccagttaaaaatatatatatatttttaaaaagatagtggcatccatggactggctctgtgatgtcaccaccggtttactaccggttctatagaactgatgaGAACCGGGAGAAACTCTGGCAGTCCATTTGTAAGTACAAGTTCTGATTTAAATGCAAATTCGAATTAAACACAGGAACGGAACTTGCTCCTAACCTGGGGAGTACCTGCACTGCTTTGAGCTCTTGAGCaaaaagcagcatataaatctaaccaCAAAATAAAACAAGTTTAGTAATATACACTTTATTAAGGGATTTTACGATGATTTATTATAATTTCTATATAATGCATTTTGAACATTCCTCAAAAAATACCCCCAATCCTTAATACTTTGTTCACAGTATTGCTTTATATATCAATTCTATGGGAATTCTGCagtcctttttttggggggggggcatagtcTAATATCTTTCCTTCTCTAAGGACAAACATTTTCTACTTGTCACTTACAATATAACACGTGAATGCTGGTAAGAGACAAGTGCTGTGTAATAATCAGTGAATCCCACTGCTGCTACATGTGAAGAAAAACATTAAACacttctgatttttaaaatgaagGGCTCAGTTAATTTCCTTCCAGTTATAATCCTTGCCTGAAAATATTTGGCtgcatataatttatttttcttgcttttcaGCCGCTGTTCACCTGGGTTTGTCACCCCTTGTTTGTATTTCACCTCTGAGGGTTTATATATCAAGGCCAAGATTTCCAATTCCATCTCCTCTTCTCTCTGATGGCCTTTGGCTCCTATTTCCAACTGTTTTTCTCCACTAAAGATAGATCCTTCTCAATGGAATCCATTTTTTTCTTGCCAGTCTCTCCCACAAATGAGTCCCACCTTttggaggtttttaaaatgtGATTTGGTGTCTGTACTGTATTCGTTTGAGTTCtcagatacagattaacagagttggaggcaACCTTGTAGGTAATCCAGTCCAACCTTTGCCCAAGTAGAcgctacaccatttttgacagatggcacTCCAGGTTTTTCTTAAAAGTTTCCAGTGATGAAATCAACTATgaattgttgctgctgctgcttctcctccAACCTACTGGAAGTACACATGAACACGACACACTGACACACTTGTGGAGCTGTCGTATTTCTTGATTTTTGTCTTACCTGGCAAGCCCACACAAAGCAGGATGCAGTAGTAGAGGAGGGCCCCTATGCTGACCATGCAAGGCGATATCTCCTTCTCATCTGGGTCCTTGGCATTGTTTCCCCAGACCGGATCACTTTTGTTCATCTTCTCTTAGCACCTTCCAGCTATGAGAAGACCAAGGGCATTGGGGTTAAAAAAAGTACGATAGAATCTCTGCTTACAGTAACAGAAATCTCACTGACCCTGGACCATTGGCTTCAGGAAATTGttctatgtttgttttgtttttattttaaaacatggaTAGCAAAACAGCGGTGCCACAGAATGAGTCAATATAGCTATAGGCAATGATTGATTTCATTTGACCCACATATTTCCCCACAGTTGTCATTATCCTGGCAATTCTATAGCTTTCCAATTGAGAAAAGTTTCCCTGTAAGTGTATATGCTGGTCTACAATCAAGCTTCTAAAGGGAAGATATCTTTGTCTACTTTCCACTGCTCCTCTTCTGTTGAGTCATTTAGTTGTGGGAAACAAGAACACCTAGAGATGTAAAGCTAAAGGACAGAATTATAATGCCCTCTACAAAATTCAGGTTAGAGAGTCATCATTAAGGGATTAGTAAATGTTCGGTTATCTGTCAGGCATTTAGCAAGCTGCCCAAGGATGTAAACAGAGGCTAATATGGTGGGCATGGTGGAAATAAATGACTACATTTTTAAATACAAGAAGCATTCAACCCTATTCCATTttactacttccttccttccttccttccctccctccctccttccttccttctctccctccctccttccttccttccttccttccttccttccttcctgtaatTATTTTATTAGCTATGAAGCTACAATGGGTTCTCTGCATTAACAGAAGAGTTGGACTAGATAGCCTCTGAGTTTCCTCCAGGTAGAATTATTCCATTTCTCTATCTGCATTGACACACAGTGAGACCTAGAAGGATTTCTAGAGGCTTTTGGGGTGCATAATTCCCCTCTATGGACTTTAATCCCCTGATT
This genomic interval carries:
- the GPR142 gene encoding probable G-protein coupled receptor 142; the encoded protein is MNKSDPVWGNNAKDPDEKEISPCMVSIGALLYYCILLCVGLPVNVLTAAALSRLAARTQKSSYCYLLALTASDILTQVFVVFAGFIVQAAILDRKVPGAFAHAINILQFTANHASIWVTVLLTMDRYVALCHPLQYRAVSYPERTQKIIGATFVVSLATGVPFYWWLDVWHDVNPPSTMDKVLKWLHCFIIYFIPCTVFLMTNSVIICKLKRSGNPNRRLSRTTAILLAITTVFIVLWAPRTFVMIYHLYVASVNQDWRVHLALDVANMVAMLNTSINFFLYCFVSKTFRRTVREVLVSYRFQCSQPSRKDTALELTLKPLGVWAGTSV